One Uloborus diversus isolate 005 unplaced genomic scaffold, Udiv.v.3.1 scaffold_1394, whole genome shotgun sequence genomic window, AATATAACCATGCACAAAAATCTTGGCAGGCACTGTAACCTTTAAATATCATTTCTTCACCACCTGCGTACTGAGCGACAGCAAAGTTGACTTTATGCTCCCCCGAAGACTGGTCTGTCtcaaaatcaaagaaaatgagCTTTTCGGAGGAAGGCTTTGGTTCTATGGTGCGTAAGTAACACCGGTGTTCACTAGCTATGACGTAGTTATCACAACTAGGACATTTGGTGGTTCCGCATACATGCTTATCCTTTGCACATTCTCGCCGCAAAATAACCTTACAGCATTTTCTACACTGATACatctaaaaagaataaataaataaatcaaaataaacacTGTTGGGCCTTCAAAATATGGTAACTGAAACTAGGTACGAAAAAAAGTCTTTAGAGGGACTTACCACATCACACAAGGATAGCTCTTGATTTCCACTAGTAGCCTTATGAGCCTCGAAACAAGCTGTAGAGCGACATAACCGCTCGCAGTCCAGACACCTTATGGGTTCCCCAAGCGTGCACTGCTTCCTTAAGCAAATGTGGCAACTATCTGGGCAACGATGAGCATGAGCATTTTGATAAGGCTTATCGCAGGACTCGCAATAGAAGTGGGAGCCATAAAATCCTCTTagatttttgatgacgttaaaatGCTCCTTATGTAGATACAAGTTTATTCGCTTGCCCCGATTTGGACCTTTGTACGAAacctaaaaaaaggaaatatatgaaaataaatagcACTAATAAAATAGATATCAATACGGAAATGTCagcatgaatgaataaaaatataccttgttcaTTTCTTCTGTTGATATCACTGCAATTTGTACCCCTAAATGTTTCTCAAACTCTGCTATTTCCGCGTACGTACAGGGACCTAAAGGTACACCGGATGCAGCATGTAACTCCTTAGCCCGGTTCAACAGAGTCAGgcgatttcgttttttaaacGATTCGATAGCCGTGCGGTCATTGTCCAGGTGAGCTAATGCACAGACAATGGCCATTGCACAACAGAGTCCTTCACTGTCAGTCGGGATTGTAATGACGGACCTTTTATTAAGACAATCCACGTCCGGGTTTAACATTCTCCGTCGACCTGCTCCCACGTCTCGACGAATAGTGACCACGTCAGCTGAAAAACCGGAATCCAAAGCAATCTCGTCCTTCGATTGCAACACTTTGAGAATTGCAGCCATGACTGTTTCCAATGTGAGATCTGATACAGGCATCAGTCGTGTTGAAATGGGCTTGTCTAAACCGTCAGCTTGAATATAAATACGAATCAGATCCGTCGGCCTCAAATCTTCACTAGCACGACGAATTATCATTCTGAATAGTTCTCGAACGGAACTAATTGCTGCGACCAACGGCTTACCGCGAAGTTCCTCGGGCAACTTCTCCAGATCTACCTTAGCTCTGAAAGTTTTCTGACTCGCCTTATATTTTTCGATCCAACGCCCTTGAATCAATTCCATTTGCAATGCAGCTTCCAtctatataaaaaagaaaaacgtgttACTCAAATTGTCAAAATTCcacaattaattttgttaatagttTACTTACATCTTGAGCGTCATCTATTTCTCTTTCATCAAATTCGGGTTCAGCATGAGAAGGACCTGGGGTATTCTATAAGGATTGAAAAAAAGAGAGTCATAAAAAACGCGGATTGCTCAATACAGTAAAACTAACttcataataatcataaaaaaaagagtTACCTCAAAACCCGAGCCATTTTGGTTATTCACCTTAAACACTTCTGATGCTTCAGCAAAAGACTGGGTGTCTTCTCCAAtaacctaaaataaaaatatcgtaaCATTCATGAAATCCGCtatgtgttaaaaataataataataaagtttaaataaGTATAACTCCTTACATCGTTGTCATCAATTTCGTAAAATTCTTGAGTCGGCTCTCCTATCAACTGTAAAAAtagaaaagagttttaaaataaacaaactctACGAAAAAGACAAGTACATATggaaattaactcaaaaataaattctaaagctAAAGctatttataaaaagaaatgcaTAGACaattagaagaaaattttaaaatacttacgTCGTCGTCAGAATCCCTTAGTTCTTCAGCATActgtaaaagagaaaataaaaattaatgaactcGCCTGAATATCTTTAaagctaaaataaaatgaataagacAAATTTACTTACATTGCTAGAAGCTTCATCCAGTGTTCTCTTATTTCCAATAGGCATGTTGAATACTCGACAGAGGGCAAGAAAAAATGCCAACAAACTGTTGctcaaaaaattctgaaactgagaTAACCAACTGAAGGAATTGGTATTTATGTGGTCTAACCTATGACGTATGTGATGTCGTCAACATGGAACTCGCCAATCCCATTAACGGGAACGACATGACGTCAGCAAGAAACAAACAGTTGTAGCGCCCTCTAACAGTCATAGTGCACATGGATTTAAATCCTGTTCACTCTTGTCTGGACTCATTGCCTGCGTGTTCATGACATGAACAACTTTGGGCAACCTTAGACGAAGGGGAAATATGTTGAGTCATTTGCTTTACATGTTTGTGCAAATCTTGGAGCCACTTGAAATAGAGCAATATCATTGCATTAGTTTTTCACTCttataaatactttaaatatgttcgaaaaagaacgaaacaaaaaaattagagttacttttttttaaaacacatttataccttttttttttttatgaattgtaaTACTAATGTTTTAGATTGTTTTTTCCTTTCACAAACATTGTTCGAATTGAAGTACTTGAACTTAGactttttttcctctaaaagtatatatatattgtttaaatATCCATTATatgcttttgtaaaaatattgtaaGGCAATGAAAACACAAACTTATTCTGAGCAATGACATTTTATTTGGAAACTAAATATTTACATACAATCATTTTCTGTACATAAATACAAATTACAGTTGAagcaattattcaaaaaattcgaATGCATCCGCTGGGCACAGTTTCTCTCGGGCtaatcttaatattttatttaattgagcttgttttaaaaacagttcgGTAAGGTACATTGCAGGCTTCATGTTCAGGAAGGGCTGTTCTTCCCATAGCTTCTCTCGAAATGATTCTGCGATATCCTCTATTTCAATTGTAAAGGCTACCGAATTGAAATCCTCAATACGATTTCCCCACAATTCCTCAGCCAATATTTTGGGCTGCTTGAGACCTTTTTCTTTCATGATGCTGCATATGATGAATTCCAACACGTTGAAAAGGTACTGGGTACCTAAACCGCTATCTAGAGATTCAGGTAGAAGGTTCTTGGCTAAAGGTGTGTCCGCGATCGAACTATAAGCCGAAAAGAAGTCCATTGCTGCAAACTGGTGGTCTAGAAGAACATTGGAGATAGGATTGTATTGGCGGATCATTTCATCCCACTGCTCTGCAGACAGTGTTAGGGATCGGGTGTTCGATTTCTCTGTTTGTGCTAAACGGGTGAACTTAAAATTCGCAAAATCAGAGctctcgatggtcagttcatgtTCAAATAATGTTTGCAGTTCCCGGTTTGTTTGAGGCAAAGTTTTCCTTCCAAGAAGGTGCGGAATCCACCAGGCGCGTAGAGTTATGCCTTCGGTCGTAGGGTAAAACTTCTCCCCGTATTTTTGAAACTTCCTTACATGAAGACTAACAGTTGACATGTAAGTAGCTGCATACACGAAAACATCCTCTCCAATGGGAAACATCCCTTTCGGTATGTTTTTCTCCATAAAAGGTATCccagtttcttcattttttgaagatttaGCTGTTCTCTGCGGCTCTTCACATTTTCTTTTCTGGTTGTTATTGGAGTTCATCTTGAAAGAGTTATAGGTCCTAATCCAAACACCGTGCGAAGCAAACTGAAGTCTCGAATGAGCAGGAGATCTTATATGTTTGCTGAAATGATCTCTGATTGGTCAAGTTTTCTGTGACGTAATTGATGACGTATATAACTGATGCTGAAGTAGCAAAATCTTTTGTTCGACATAAAACATGTTGGAACGTGTAGGAACGACACCCTGACGTCACTAAACTTTGTTTCCCCCAAGTCTTTCATAACTAACTTAAACATCATGAAGTCGCCATAGCATGATTGGTAAAGCGCGCGCCAATCATCTATGGTTCCTTTTTGCAACCCAAAGATCCCAGGTTCAATTCCCaccagaaacctttttttttctaccaaaataaataaataaataaataaagtaaaatgaaaatataaggtCATAAAAAAGTCCGATAGATGGCGTCACCATCGTTTATCCATCGACAACcatctttatttaaattattttccaaaatattttccaCATTCCTTTTTTGTTCCTTCGAAAACAACTCTTAAAAAATAGATTCGCAATTAAGCAGTTTTATCATTCATTATCACTAGATGGCGCCACCAGCAAATCTACTCAATTAAGTTCACACTTTCAGTTAAGCTTTCTGTCATGGCCCTAGtctccgatagatggcgccactactgaatgttatccatttaaagttttattatccttCCCAAGTAACTGCCTTCAccggtctagtggttagcatatcCGCGTTCGGAGCGAAAGGTCCTAGGTTCAAATCCCAGGGAGAGCATTTTAGAATATTACCCCtatttcagaataatttcaataaatttaattaggCTAATTACccatttaaagaaaacaaattaatcaaacaattaaaaaataaaaaatttgcataagTTAGTATTTACTTTAATTACGTAATTAAAATTAAGACAGGAAACAACATGTTCTATGACGTACTACAAGATGGCGTCGTTGAAGCGTGACGTCATAGATGACGTCATCATACCCTCGTAAAAGGCTTCAAGAAAAAcagtgacgtcatccgaaaaataGCCTCGTAAAAGACTTCAAGAAATTAATCACGTCATCCGAAAAATAACCTCGTAACAGACTTCAAGAAAATCAGTGACATCATCCTAAAAATACCCCCGTACAAGACTACAAGaaaaaatccaagatggcggaggaCCACGCCCCCTcaggaatgttgagttgttttcctccttctgcccCTATAGTGGCCTACTTACTACTTACgatgacagaacacacgttttgcgtgaactttactttaccagtactttactttaaaatatatttcgggacctaaaatcgttgctttcaagaaatgaaggcttcactctctctctctctctacgttttatctattctcaattcgcaactccaacgaactatagggggcactgaagtcactgtctaatggcggaattgaaaactaaaacaaacgcacatggtaacgaagaaaatgctaaaagtgttgtgatttttgttcgtacgtatgatttttttcgctttattctttttaaattaattttcaaagtcttgtggatattctggcccacgtagaaagaaatgagaattcaagaagcattactaaacgtcaaagattaatgcaaactacgtagttcggagttctaagcagctatttccatgatgttgaattcgatatttatcaattcttgataaaactaaataataattgtggcctgacaagaacaacaattaatgctagaaaattcaatatgacattacaaattattatcgaaagaagatgatacttctttgccttgcttggctagcgcttattttttttccatttgtagctgagttatttctctcgaattccctaatcggttcatttaaaaattttctgtttcgatttttctaatttctgagttacgatttaattgtgtcatgttatgcaaatcatcaacaaaattctcacggatatatggtggtagttttcttttcagttgattgaccattatttcttttcacttatcgaattctgtaatcttactaccattttattccactcatgataaaaattaaaaatggtttaactaaaaacgcgaaatctcgccaaggctactttgctcgcacaataccaaaattataaccctaaacaaatttggcgaaacctttcagctgagaataaaaggaataaagtaaattctttctaggttaaacatttttcattttgttctacgataataaatccaagaaaatattttgcatactgtccattccaactaaatgctgctgtaaaatatgattagttaaattaatttaagattaaaaaaagctcatattcttacaaattcatacaataaaaaattttacctggtataacgttatccaattttgttaatccagagttttcttgtttacgcgtccaccatttaatacttttttgaaagaaataaagaaaactaacattattttgagaagctcgagaatactactaagggacgaattaatttctgtagctgaaagcaaactaagacacatcgattgcgttaataaatactcagaacaaactgcctgtgtttacgtcaacagacacacatggaactaaaacgtggcaatgttttagttcattcggcagttttgtaaatcaccgcaaggtagcgtattcgagcgctggagttccgaattgacatatcacagtaggaaatttcattacaaaaagcagaactggctttcttattgtcctttggcaacgggttaaatatttatttcagttctcattcagcaatagattaaaataaatattaatcatttgggagatatagccATCCAatgttgaaattaattaatcaattagcaaaaacgtttctgattcgatccatcgcgcttcgaaaccatgcttgccacaacttaattacacacaaaaaatttgatcaaaatcggtccacccgtttaaaagccttatggtgacaaacgtacgtccgcacagaagatatatatatatatatatatatatatatatatatatatatatatatatatatatatatataaatggagtttggtatattaacattatatgtccatcgaaagcgccaatttttcggctgaagatagcatctgttcgaagtttctaagttgtataaaaaacgagttatgagctttttttgttccctgttcgaaggctttcatcaacccaagtcattatttagtgtgtcatctcaactcccaagaattgttgtattgttgaatatttttgcgtttcgtctgactttttgaggcttttctcaagtcaaattttaaagtaacgtttttccacaagattggctaaaaataaatggatttggctgatcattttacttttaaacagaacttatgtaattaacggtttattattattatttatgctgattggacacttgctcactatatccaaccaaccagcagaaatatcgccagaattttttcagaaaaatttcagtagctgatgcatttggcagtttttttccactgtcgctgtttttgagcccaaagactacgtaataatgtttctcagctttcaccatataaacaaaatatcgccaatcaaagatacttaaaaaaaaaatactgtgtaaaataagtcaacaactaaattaggcaaatccataaaccgcacaaaaacttccattattttttctttttgcacgatttcaaacaatcgccaaattttactacttattttggaaacatttcggatgaaaccgttcagcgccattttattttgaccaaaagtatctcagcatctggcaacaatatttctataataaaaattagtaaggagggggagtattatcgaaagtgtcccaaaatgattctcgcaaactAGGCAAGATTTTAagccgcaccaagtgcccacaaaaattgaaatttcccaaaataactaaagcaagtgtaaggggaacacgggcggctacattttttaaaacagttcgtacatcaatagccatacagagaaggttttagatttaaaaaaaaaagtactaacagataaatctttttaaacatgtaaagtttaatttcatatttcggaaattcttcaaatttgtatatgcttaaatgtcgtgctttcgcttctaattgaatactattttgttctttatacttattgctattttagtttaatgagtaaggaagaagcttaaattttaatcacgtcaaaaaggtttgttttaaattcttacgcttaaaacagaaaacaagggcgagtaacgattgtttctcataattattactgacccaggcaacgccgggtatttttgctagtatatatatacacacaagaACATTTTTGACATGCTCGCTGCAGTCTTTCTTTATTCGTAGAGCAAATTCATTTATCAAAGATNNNNNNNNNNNNNNNNNNNNNNNgcgcccatataggggggcaagggggactcaagccccctccccttgaaattagaaatttcttgcttttagtacttctttctttgcgaaaatgtagAAACATTTCTTCGCCAGCCATTagtaaataagttattaaaaatgtcaaattttaataactaatctgtactgaaatcggtttttgtggggaaaatatctgagccccccctttaaattttgcatatgggcgtcctcccccccccccgcgtcaCAAACTGCCACAATTTCACgagccccccctccctcctcaaagcatgacatcatttagGGAAGATCCCCCATGTCgttcaaagaacaaaatttttatttttttttttccggaatacAGTCGACTTttgctacaacgcgattcgacttacgcgaaacggctataacgcgagtttttctctagaaacgaattttagagctaacgtgaATTTCTCGAATTtctcgcccgcaacatgaaagTTTTCGCTAAGGAATCGCTAAGCAtagtatcattttcaattctgGCTATTAAATATCAGTTTCGTGAAAGGATTTcctccctttagcatcactgaagtgTGAATGTTCCCACACGGTACTAGTCAAATCATTGCTTTGATAGTGTGGATACAAATAACACTACTCCGTATTTTCcactctaaatgtgaaagttaatttGTCATAGTAAACATTCCTAAGCGTGCTGTGTCAGCTTAAGCTAGGGAAGAAAAAGTTCCTTGAAAGAAAAAGTGAAGAACCTCGATATGCAGAACAACATTGCTATTGATCGGCCAACTTTCACAGTACCATCCCATCATCATCTTCagattttactttcttctatatctaatatatagaagaaagtattggattcgtgcaaattttcgaatttcgaattttgacggattcgaacgttttgaggtgtgctgagtccatttcgactatttttggaaaatgtctgtctgtctgtgtgtatgtgtgtcacgtctgtgtgtgaccagttttttgtggccgctctacagcaaaaactaccgcatgaaattgaacgaaatttggtacacatatgtgcccctacttgaacttgtgtccattggtttttggcgcgaattcctccaaggggggtggagcaatgggacgttttttgagttacgcgtgcttgctattcctcaggaagtaacgggCGGAATCAAACagaatttggtccatatgttgccattaataggaacaggtgctgattcaattttggtatcaataactcaaacgggggttgagctatagaatgttttttgtcgtcagttgtgactgctgtatctcaagaaataatgaacggaatgaaacaaaaatttatcggcaagtagcccttagtgggtacaagagctgattttattttggtgtcaacagctaacaagaagttccgtctagaactagacgagcctactttcccttatacccatactactttctagtacctgatcaatattctcaaaaatagctaaaatcgcaaattttttcaaacatatattttttaatattttaagctgatttctaggaataaaatattccttacttttcttcaagaaaacgaacaaataaaatagcagcaccttttaaacaaagcagctaatacacttctttccattaaaaaatttttttaacagctttcaaaacgaaaaaataataataataagttcattaaaataaatacatcatataaaaaaaatcgtttctttttcccctgttgccaaaaataattttttaaacgaattaatgcacttactgaaataaaaaaaaacaatacaatgtcaacttaaagaaataattttcattgtcaaaaaaaaaaaaaaaatcgtctgcgcatatttttcgagtttattcaccgaaaactaaatacctaaattaaaactttagtagcgtgaaaataaaaacaaatcatatcaacaataattatttcacagttaaaaccacagcagcggagtcggagtcggagtcaatctcattttgggataaaagagtcggagtcgaatatccaagaatcggagtcagtcatttgtcctccgtgtataaacgtttgccaaagctaggaagtcatagtcgaagtcggggagtcggagtccgattaattgtcgggaacaggagtcagagtcggtgtcaggtgcccctaaattctcggagtcggagtcgggagtaggtcgtcaagagctatttccaacaaagtttgtttgaagtaaatccgcctttaagttcggaatctatattgactttcagtttccccttaggcgctaatgttaagagatttgaactgttcaaatttgaacgaaaacttgttcaaatcaaaaaagatattttcgatacatgttttttatcaaaagcttttccctacaaagtttgtttgaagccacttcgcttctaagttcaagatttatttttgatttgaatttccccgtaggcgctaatgttaagtttttttgaactgttcaaaattgaacgaaaaattgttcaaatcaaaaaatgaattatacgAATGAGATGTCCctgccgagatctttcaaacaaaaaaaaaattgttcgaatcggactattcattcaaaagttattagggggggacagacagacagaccgacagacagaccgacagacagacagaccgacagacagacagacagacagaccgacagacatttttccccatctcaataccctactttccaatttttaatttttcaatatttatctaactattttatttatttttgacttttttttgtttttcgggatatttttaagatgtattaagccttctttcatgcttttttcttctttctctgatttttactgggaaagtaggctaaaaaaaatcgtttctttttcccctgttgccgaaaataattttttaaacgaattaatgcacttaccaaaataaaaaaaaaacaataaaatgtcaacttaaagaaataattttcattgtcaaaaaaaaaaaatcgtctgcgcatatttttcgagtttattcaccgaaaaccaaatacctaaattaaaactttagcgtgaaaataaaaacaaatcatatcaacaataattatttcacagttaaaaccacagcagcggagtcggagtcggagtcaatctcattttgggataaaagagtcggagtcgaatatccaagaatcggagtcagtcatttgtcctccgtgtataaatgtttgccaaagctacgaagtcagagtcgaagtcggggagtcggagtccgattaattgtcgggaacaggagtcagagtcggtgtcaggtccccctaaattctcggagtcggagtcgggagtaggtcgtcaagagctatttccaacaaagtttgtttgaagtaaatccgccttcaagtacggaatctacattgactttcagtttccccgtaggcgctaatgttaagggatttgaactgttcaaaattgaacggaaaattgttcaaatcaaaaagatatcttatatacaagttttttatcaaaagctttttcctacaaagtttgtttgaagcaaattcgcctcacagttcggaattgctttgaatttccccgtaggcgctaatgttaagtttttttgaactgttcaaaattgaacaaaaaatagttcaaatcaaaaagtgaaatatgggaatgagatgtcctcgccgagatctttcgaacaaaaaaaagtttgttcgaatcggactattcattcaaaagttattagggggggacagacagacagaccgacagacagaccgacagacagacagacagaccgacagacagacagacagaccgacagacatttttccccatctcaataccctactttccaatttttaatttttcaatatttatttaattattttatttatttttgacttttttttgttttttcaggatatttttaagatgcattaagccttctttcatgcttttttcttctttttctgacttttactgggaaagtaggctaaaaacggggtagcgcaatcgcccgttctatctcaagaagtaatgctacgttctggttgaaatttggaatatatgtgaatccatacgtgaacaggctttggttcaattttaactccaatcgctccaagaggtgttgattttttttttttttgcgaataaaaatagctttattaatgcaacaataa contains:
- the LOC129232770 gene encoding uncharacterized protein LOC129232770, which gives rise to MPIGNKRTLDEASSNYAEELRDSDDDVIGEDTQSFAEASEVFKVNNQNGSGFENTPGPSHAEPEFDEREIDDAQDMEAALQMELIQGRWIEKYKASQKTFRAKVDLEKLPEELRGKPLVAAISSVRELFRMIIRRASEDLRPTDLIRIYIQADGLDKPISTRLMPVSDLTLETVMAAILKVLQSKDEIALDSGFSADVVTIRRDVGAGRRRMLNPDVDCLNKRSVITIPTDSEGLCCAMAIVCALAHLDNDRTAIESFKKRNRLTLLNRAKELHAASGVPLGPCTYAEIAEFEKHLGVQIAVISTEEMNKVYFYSFMLTFPY